CAGCCAAACCGCAAGCATGGAAAACCAGATCCTGGAAAAGGCGCGGGAAAGTTACCAAAAACTGCTCAGCGATCAGGAATACGACAGCTCACCTGCTTACGGGGATTCCGCTCTGCTGAAGATCCCCGGAAATCCGCTTACTCTCAACCCGTTGCTGGCGGGTGACGATGCCTCCCAGGAAGTGATCCCGTTTATTTTCGAATGGCTTCTTTTCTGGTGGCCTGGAGAAGATCCTGCACCAGGTCTTGTGGACTCATGGGAGATTTCAGCAGACAGGCTGGAATGCATACTCCATCTGCGGAATGGAGTGAAATGGCATGACGGGTTTGAGTTCAGTGCTGAAGATGTCGTATTCACCTATAGAATGATAATGGATCCTGAATTCGTGAGTTATTACTGGACTGACCTGTCTGTGCTGGAATCCATGGAAATCCTCGACTCTTACACTGTGCGGGCAAAGTATTTCGGAAGTTCCAGCGGCTGTTTTCCTCAGGGCCTGACTTTTCCTGTACTCCCGAAGCATCTCCTTGAAGGTAAAAATCCAGCAGAGGCCGAATTCTTTCTGCATCCTGTAGGGACTGGACCTTTCCGTTTCGGGCAATGGCTGTCTGATGAGCAGATTGTGCTTGACTCGTTCAAGGATTACTACAGAGGCAGGCCTTTTCTGAATCACCTTATCCTGAAAATTGTTCCTGATGATTCCGCTGCGTTCCTGATGATGCTGAGAGATGAGCTGGACCTGAAGCTCCTTACCCCTGACCAGTATCTGAAACAGGCCAATTCCGACGAATTCAGGGCGCACTTCAGAATCTATTCGTATCCCACAGACTGCAAATTTTACTGTCTCGAGTACTTCATGTTCTCCCCCCCGCTTAACGATAAAAAGATACGCCAGGCGCTGGCCCGTGCCGTTGACCTGCGGGAGATCAAGAGACAGGTTTTCCAGGATAAGGGAAGGATCAACACCAGCCCATTTCTGTTTGCGGACTGGGCTTACGACGAATCGGTAAAACCCTATCCGTTCGATCCGAAGGCAGCGGCGGACATACTGGCTGCAGCTGGATGGAAAGACGCGGACAGCGACGGAGTCCTGGAACGCGGGGGGATTGAATTTACTCTGGAAGTAGTAATTGTTCCTGGAGATCCGATCAACAGATTCATTGCGGAAATGATCAGGGATTACTGGATAAAAATCGGTGTAAGTGCCACCATTGCGATTCCGGGAAGAGAGAGCAGGACCGACGTTCTCATAGGCAGCTGGGCGCCCGGTGATGATCAGTACGATCTCTGGCATTCCTCCAGCATCCCCATGGAGGAAAACGGATACTCAGGATGCAACCTGGGAGGATATGCGAATCCAGAAGTCGACAGACTGCTGGAGCTCATGCGCGCGACCAACCCTGCGGAAAAGGACAAAGTGGGCTTGATCTGCAAAAAGCTCCAGACCATCATTCACGAGGATCAGCCTGTGTTGTTCATCTGTGCGCCCGACGACATCTGGGCTGTGAACAGGCGCTTCCGTGGAGTTTCACTGGAGCAGGGCGGAGGCGAACTGGATTACTCGCAGCTGTATGTTCCCATGGAGTTTCAGAAATACAGCGACTAACCTTAATTTCCTGTTTCAGATAATTCATGTTTTGAGACAGGATTTTATAGTTTCTCTAGAATTTCACTGAGTTTTTTTGAAATTTCAGAAACCGCTGTGATGATGCGGCCATATTGGATCCGGTTCGGCCCGATAATTCCTATGCTGCCGCAGGTGTTGGGGCTGACTCTGAAGGGAGCTGAGATGAAAGTGAGGTCACGGAATTTTTCAGCATTCCGTTCGTTGCCTATGATCACCTGCACGCCTTCTGAAGTGATGCAATCGTTAAGCAGCTTGATCAGCTCTTCTTTTTCTTCGATCAGCTTGAAGATCATTTCCAGCTTCTTTGTATCCTGGAATTCAGGAAGCTTCATCATGCTGGAGGCCCCTTCAAACATGATTTCCTGATTTCCCAGTCCTTCGATTTTATCTGACAGGGCTGAGGCGATGTTCTGCAGAGCCCGCTGATAATGTTCCTGCTCTTCGTGGAAGATCAGTTCGATCTCGGTTTTCAGTTCAGCCAGGCAGAAACCGGGTTTCTGATTTAGCCGCTGTGAAAGAACTTCCAGCCGTTCCTGCGAAATTTCACTGTCTATTTTGATGATCAGATTCTCAACGAGGCCTTCCCTGGTCAGCAGCAGCAACAGGATTTTTCCTTCACCCAGCGTCACCATCTGAAGTTTCTTGAACAGGGTGCGGCTAAAGGTGGGCATCAGTGAAAGGCCAGGAAGAGAGGTGATTTCAGTCAGAAGGTGAGAGGCGTTCTTCAGGACCTCCTTGATCTTCTGACGCTTGCTCTCGTATTCCTTGCGGATTTCTTCGATTTTTTTTTCTTCTTCGCGGGTCAGCTCTTCCAGTTCCATCAGATAGTCGATGTAAAATCGATAAGCCTGAGGTGTCGGAATCCTGCCGGCCGAAGTGTGGGGCTGAGTCAGGTAGCCCTGGTCCTCCAGTTCCATCATCTCATTCCTGATAGTGGCTGAGGAAAAGCTGATCCGGCCAGGTTTGGCGAGATCCCGCGAGGCAATAGGCTCCGCACCGGATATATACTCATCGATAATTTCCTTGAGTATGCGTTTCTGGCGCTCGGTCAGGGAGGAAGGAATGTTTTTATCTTTTTCGTTCTGCATATACTTCTGCTGAGAAATTATGGTGTTAAAAGTAAAAAAGGGGGAGACTGGCTCCCCCTTTTTTTATTAATCTTTCTGGATCAGTCCATGTCTCCGTATGGCATGCCACCGGGCATACCACCGCCGCCACCCATGGGCGCGGATTTCTTTTCCGGTTTGTCTGCGATCAGCACTTCTGTAGTGAGCAGCATGGCTGCCACTGAAGCGGCGTTCTGCACGCAGCAGCGGGTGACCTTCGCCGGATCAACGATACCGGCTTTGGTCATGTCTGCGTATTCGCCTGTCATGGCGTTGAAACCCCAGCCTTCCTTGTTGTGCTTGCGGATATTCTCCACAACTACGGAAGGTTCGAATCCGGCGTTCTTGGCGATCTGCCGGACCGGTTCTTCAAGTGCTCTTCTGACGATGGCGATGCCGATCTCTTCTTCGCGGTTGTCGGCCTTGATCTTGTCCAGATCACTGCAGAGGTTGAGCAGAATCGTGCCGCCGCCCGGAACGATGCCTTCTTCAACGGCTGCGCGTGTTGCGGAAAGCGCGTCTTCGATTCTGGCTTTCTTTTCCTTCATTTCAGTCTCAGTAGCTGCGCCGACTTTAACTACTGCAACGCCGCCGGCAAGCTTGGCCAGTCTCTCCTGGAGCTTTTCCTTGTCATACTCGCTCGTGGTGGTCTCGATCTCGTTTCTGATCGCTGAGATTCTCTTCTTGACATCTTCGGCTTTTCCATGGCCTTCGACGATGGTGGTGTTTTCTTTGTCAATCGTCACTCTCTTGGCGCGGCCGAGATTTTCGAGGGTGGCTTTCTCAAGTTTCAGGCCGAATTCCTCGGAAATGCGGCGTCCGTTGGTGAGAATGGCGATGTCGTCGAGCATGGCCTTGCGCCTGTCGCCGAAACCGGGTGCTTTGACTGCAACGCAGTTCAGGGTTCCGCGCAGCTTGTTCACCACAAGGGTGGCCAGCGCTTCGCCGTCCACGTCTTCGGCTATGATCAGCATGGGCTTGCTGTTCTGCACGACTTTCTCGAGCAGGGGCAGCAGGTCTTTCATGCTGGAAATTTTCTGGTCTGTGATCAGAATGTATGGATCATCAAGAGTGGCGACCATTCTCTCTGTGTCAGAAACCATGTAGGGTGAGATGTAGCCCTTGTCGAACTGCATGCCTTCCACGACTGTGAGTGTGGTTTCGATGCCCTGATTCTCTTCAATCGTGATGACTCCGTCTTTTCCGACTTTGTCCATGGCATCAGCGATCCATTTGCCGGTCTTCTCGTCGCTGGCTGAGATGGTGGCGACTTCGCTGATTTCCTTGCTGTCTTTAATGGGTTTGGCTCTCTTCTTGATGCCTTCCACGCAGGCGTCCACTGCTTTGTAGATGCCGCGGCGGATGACCATCGGATTCGATCCTGCTGCCACGTTCTTCAGGCCTTCCTTGATCATGGCCTGGGCAAGCACCGTGGCGGTGGTGGTGCCGTCGCCGGCTGTGTCCTGGGTCTTTGTGGCGGCTTCCTTGATCAGCTGGGCACCCATATTCTCGAAATGGTCATCGAGTTCGATTTCCTTGGCAATGGTCACGCCGTCGCTGGAGATTGAGGGAGTGCCGAATTTCTTGTCAAGCACCACATTGCAGCCTTTGGGGCCGAGGGTGACTTTCACTGCATTGGCCAGCATGTTCATACCTTTTTCAAGAGCTGCACGTGCATCAGCTTCGAACAACAGTTTCTTGGACATCTTATTTCCTCCTGATTTTTTTTGAGTACATTACTTTTTGTCGATGATGGCGAGGATATCACTGTCGGTCAGGATCAGGTAATCTTCCTCTTGGATCTTGATTTCGGTCCCTGCGTACTTGGAAAAAATGATTTTATCGTTTTCCTTGACTTCCAGCGGTTCTCTCTTGCCGCTCTCCAGAAGTTTGCCGGGACCTACTGCGACTACTTTGCCTTCCTGGGGTCTTTCTTTGGAGGCTGTGTCAGGAAGAACGATTCCGCTCTTGGTGACCTCTTCCTGTTTCATGGGTTTCACGACGACTCTGTTTGCCAGTGGTTTCAGATTCATCTGTCCGAACTCCTTTCTTTCCTCATTTTTTTGGCACTCGCTGATTCGGAGTGCTAAGTTTGGGCTTAATCTATCTTTAGCAACATACGATGTCAAGTGCTAGCAAAAATCAGTTGTAGCCAATTAAATTAAAATAACTATCTTTTAAGCGCTTTTTCGGCTGTTATCTGATTTGAAGAACTTCCATTTCAGGACCGCTGACCTTGATGGAGATATTCAGCCGATTGAAATGTATGCTGATCAGCCGCACGAAGTTGGTAGGTTGGTATGTTGGTATGTTTGCATGTTTTTTAAGAAAATATTGTTCCAAACATACTAACATACTAACCTACTAACATATTACTGCATCAATGGAGATTCCATGCTTAAATTTTATGATTACATCTTACTGGCCTTTCTATTTTTAATGATTACTTATACAGGCGTTTATTACTCATTTGCCAGATCTTTTACCAGAGAACTGGATCCGGGACTTTATGCCAGACCCCAAGTCAGAATGCCTGCCGAATCCAGTCAGGGCACTTTTGAAGTAAAATTGAAGGATCTGAATTTCAAGGCCCCCTGGTCTGGAGGAAGATTATCTCCTGGCGAAGAAAATGTAATTTCATACGAGTTCCAGGATGGAATCCAGATCATGCTGGTGACTGATCCTTCACTGAATTACAGGGATCAGCAGGACTGGATCGTAGTATCCAGGGTGCTGAAAGAATTCCCGGACGAAAAGTCATTTAACTGTAATTTCACCCAGGCTTATTTAAGCGCTACACCTGCAGAAATCCATTATCTGGAATTTCCCTGGACACTTTATTACCAGATTTATCTGCTGATTTTCAAGCAGACTGCCAATCAGGGTGTTTCCGGTGACATTTACAGCATCACAAGGAATAACTTGAAAATCTTCCAGATCGGAAGTACTGGGACAACCGGGATCGTGATCCTGGATATTTTTGACGACAAGGACAGATTCTATCAGATACTGATCACTGGAAAAACCGTCAAGCAGGAAGAGATTGATTCCATGATCATTAGCCTTAAAATTATTCCCTAAAAAAAAAGACCGGTATAGAGGCCGGTCTTTGTATTAAGTCCTTTTTTTCTAATCTATTGACTTCCGACTTGGTTCCTTAAAATTACTTCACTTCCAGTACGCTGTCTTCAAACTTGCCGACCTTTTCCTTGGGTGCGTTCGGATCAAGGACGAGGTTCTTGTCATCCACCCAGAAGCTGTAAAAGTACTTGCCCGGCTTCAGCTTGAGCTTGACGTGGAAAAGGCCGTCTGCTCCCTTTTCCATCGGATTGGCTTTCTTGTCCCACTTGATGCTCTTGTCAGGATTTGTCATCGGTACGCAGACTGTCTTGGCATCGCTCTTGAAAGTGAGTTCGACTTCCTTGAGACCCTCTTCAGACTTTGGGCTGACCGCGGTTTCTTTTGTCCCGGCTGCTGCTTTAGCGGCCTGGATCTCTTCAGGTGTGCCTACGGACAGTAAAGAGTTTTCGAAGTCGCCATTCTTGACTTTGGCTGCATTCGGATCAAGCAGCCATTCTTTGCCGTTGATCACGAACTTATACTGATATTCACCTGCAGGAAGCTTGATCACAACATGGAAAGCTTCGTCTGTTCCCTTTGCCATAGGGTTGGCGTTTTTGTCCCATTTGTTGATGTCCATGGGAACTGTCACTGTTTCGGCTGTGGCCCATTTCAGAGAGAGGGCGACATCGTAAGTCTTCGCATCGGCATAAAGCGCGATGGAGCAGAGAGCGATCATGAGCAGAGCGATCTTTTTCATCTTGTCCTCCTTGTGAAAATTTAAACCAGATGAATCATAATGAATCTAAGCTTAATTTGCAAATCAAGATTACTCCAGATTCAGATCAGATCCTGTTTAGATCTGCTGTTTGCTACGGAAGGCTCTGATTTTGTATATTGATAGCATGAGTTCAAAAGTTCTGACCATAATGATAACTGACATCAAGGGCTATACAGCACGCAGTTCAGAGTCCTCCAGGGAAGACCTGCTTGACCTTCTGGAGAAGCACGAAAAGCTGCTGATTCCAGTAATCGGACACTTTGAAGGCAAGCTGATCAAGACCATCGGAGACGCCTTCCTCGCCACTTTCGAGTCAGCGACAAACGCGGTTTTATGCGGAATCATGATGCAGGAAACGCTGAGAAATTACAATTCCATGAAAGCCGAAAACGAAAAGATCGCAGTCAGGGTCGCGATCAACACTGGAGAAGTAGAGCTGAGGGATAACGATATCTATGGGGATGCTGTGAATCTTACGGCAAGGATTGAGGGCATCACAGTCGCAGGTGAGGTTTATTTCTCTGAGTCAGTTTACATGTCGATGAACAAATCAGAGGTTCCCTCCAGCGAAATCGGGTTTCACGTATTCAAAGGCATCCCTGAACAGGTGAAAGTGTTCAGGGTGGTTCAGGACAGGGATTCAGATGACTATCGCAGGCTGATTCAGAGACTGGAAAAAATCAAGGAGAAAGCCGATTCTGGAATCGCGGATACACCCTTCTGGAAGATCAGGGTTCCTGTGAAGTTCCTTTATACTGCTTTCGTGACTCTGGCACTGCTGGTTGCTCTTTTCTGGTATGAGTATGTTTTCCGCTCGAATTCCCTGGTTGAGCTGTCCAGCCAGATTTCTGCGATCAGGGCGAAGACAGGAAACGGATCCGGCAGTTACGAGTGCAGAAGAGCGCTGAAACTAGCCAGAGAAATGCACAGCCGGTTTCCAGAGGAAAATCTTACTGCAGGTTCGGTGTTTGACGCAGTTGAAATCAATCTCGAGCGGCAGATCAGGGATGGAAGGATCGCAGATGCAGATGCTTTTCTCAAGAGTTCGGCCAAAGAATTTCGTGATATTGAGTTCAGCAGGCTTGAGATACTTGTGCTGATAGCTGAAGCTGAGCAGCTGGTCGCTCAAAAAAAGTATCAGGATGCAGTGATTCATTACCTTTTACTCCTGAAGACTGACAGTGGGAGTGTCAGGGTCTGTCGCTCTCTGGTTGAGAAATTTGAAAACATAGTGATTGACCAGCTTTCGCAGGAAAACCTCCTCGCGCTGAAAAAAGCGCTCTTTCAATCTGCGCTGACCCTGTGCCGTGCCGGGGAATTTTTCCCCGGAGAAATCCTGTATCTTTACCTTTCGACCGGATACTGGGACCCTGAGTGCGCAGGCACGGACCTGGCCGAAGAAACTGCAGGGTACCTGACTAAGCTGGATCCGGTTAAGAGTTATGCCGAAGCCTGCCTCAGGATGCGATCCGAACTGCTCCAGGTAAGGAAAAATGCCCTGGAACTGCTGAATAGGATGAAGGACCAGGACATCAAAAGCTATTCGGTTTATCTTGCACTTTTCCATTTCATGAATCTGACCAGGCTTTCCCCTGAAGGAGGGGAACTGGAAAAGCAGGCACTTTCAGATTCCGTCGGTTATTTAAAGACCCGCTCCGGAGCGCCGGACTGGCAGGATTTGAAACAGAGCCTCGAAGTGGCTGTCATCCACAAGGTGGCGGCTCTGAGCTGCGAATCAGATGGGATCACAGACATTATTGATCTCCTGATTGACAAATTCAGGAAGGAAATGGAACCTTCGCTGACCATCTGGAGCAGCATCGCAGGTGACGGCAATCTGGTTTACAATTCCTACCTGATCATGAAAAAGCTTGATCTTCTGAGCAGGCTCGACCTAATGAAATTTTTTCATGAGAGTCTGCTGCGGGGAATCGATCCTGTCAAGGAGCCATCGAGTTATAGAAAGCTATTCAATGAAGCACTGCCTTTTTTTTTGTCGGAATGTTCAAAAGGCCGGAAAACAGAAGCATTCAATGCTGCGAAGGATTCTTATCACCGTCTGGAACCGATCTACCGGAATGTGATATCCTCGATCGGAGAGATTGAGGGAGCGGAAAAACATGCAATCGAAGTTAAAAGCATGCTGGACAGCCTGAACTCATCATTTCCTGAAATCACTGACGGAAACGGAAATTAATTTGACTGCTGAACCTCTCAGCCTCTGATCTGATCCACCCGCCAGACTTTGATCGACTTATTCTTTCCCTTGACCTGGACTTCTCCGATGTCAGAGGCTGCGACCAGGTGTTTAACCAACTCGTAGGTGCTGTTGCTGATGAGCAGAAAACATTTGTATTCTCTTGTTAGCGACTGCAGCCTGGCTGCAGTGTTGACAGTGTCGCCGATTACTGTGAAATCCATCCGTTTCTCAGATCCCATGTTGCCTGAGATCAGTTCGCCTGTATTCAATCCCATTCCTATGTTGAATGGTTCGATGTTTCTCTGCTTCCAGGATTCCTGAAGTTCGCGCAGCTTCACCAGCATCTTGGCGCAGGCCATGATAGCCAGTTCAGCGTGATTCTGGATCTGGGACGGAATTCCCCAGAGCGCCATGATTTCATCTCCCACAAACTTATCCAGCGTCCCCTGATGTTCCAGGATGATGTCTGTCATGGCAGTCAGATATTCATTCAGTATCTGCACAACCAGCTCAGGTTCGTATTTTTCCGAGTAGGTGGTGAAATTCACGATATCAGAAAAGAAAACAGTGGCGACTTTCCGCTCGCCTCCGAGTTTCAACATCTTCGGGTTTTTCATGATCTCCTCCACGACCGTGGGAGAGGTATATTTAGAGAGAATATCGCGGACTTTTTTCTTCTCGGCAATCTGAGACTGGGAAAATTTCTTTTCCGACTGCAGTTCATCCTTTGTGAGCTCAAAGACGTTCGCATTGTTCATGGCAAGTGACGAGACATTGCAGATCATGGCCAGCAGCTGCTTCTCTTCGGTGGTGACCTTGTCACGTCCGCCTGAAAGTGATTCAACGTTGATCACACCTACTATTTCCTTGCCTTTTAAAAGAGGTGCGCAGGCAACGGTAGGTACTTTCCCTTTGCCCACCAGGTTTTT
The DNA window shown above is from Candidatus Wallbacteria bacterium and carries:
- the hrcA gene encoding heat-inducible transcriptional repressor HrcA; translated protein: MQNEKDKNIPSSLTERQKRILKEIIDEYISGAEPIASRDLAKPGRISFSSATIRNEMMELEDQGYLTQPHTSAGRIPTPQAYRFYIDYLMELEELTREEEKKIEEIRKEYESKRQKIKEVLKNASHLLTEITSLPGLSLMPTFSRTLFKKLQMVTLGEGKILLLLLTREGLVENLIIKIDSEISQERLEVLSQRLNQKPGFCLAELKTEIELIFHEEQEHYQRALQNIASALSDKIEGLGNQEIMFEGASSMMKLPEFQDTKKLEMIFKLIEEKEELIKLLNDCITSEGVQVIIGNERNAEKFRDLTFISAPFRVSPNTCGSIGIIGPNRIQYGRIITAVSEISKKLSEILEKL
- the groL gene encoding chaperonin GroEL (60 kDa chaperone family; promotes refolding of misfolded polypeptides especially under stressful conditions; forms two stacked rings of heptamers to form a barrel-shaped 14mer; ends can be capped by GroES; misfolded proteins enter the barrel where they are refolded when GroES binds), which encodes MSKKLLFEADARAALEKGMNMLANAVKVTLGPKGCNVVLDKKFGTPSISSDGVTIAKEIELDDHFENMGAQLIKEAATKTQDTAGDGTTTATVLAQAMIKEGLKNVAAGSNPMVIRRGIYKAVDACVEGIKKRAKPIKDSKEISEVATISASDEKTGKWIADAMDKVGKDGVITIEENQGIETTLTVVEGMQFDKGYISPYMVSDTERMVATLDDPYILITDQKISSMKDLLPLLEKVVQNSKPMLIIAEDVDGEALATLVVNKLRGTLNCVAVKAPGFGDRRKAMLDDIAILTNGRRISEEFGLKLEKATLENLGRAKRVTIDKENTTIVEGHGKAEDVKKRISAIRNEIETTTSEYDKEKLQERLAKLAGGVAVVKVGAATETEMKEKKARIEDALSATRAAVEEGIVPGGGTILLNLCSDLDKIKADNREEEIGIAIVRRALEEPVRQIAKNAGFEPSVVVENIRKHNKEGWGFNAMTGEYADMTKAGIVDPAKVTRCCVQNAASVAAMLLTTEVLIADKPEKKSAPMGGGGGMPGGMPYGDMD
- a CDS encoding adenylate/guanylate cyclase domain-containing protein, translating into MSSKVLTIMITDIKGYTARSSESSREDLLDLLEKHEKLLIPVIGHFEGKLIKTIGDAFLATFESATNAVLCGIMMQETLRNYNSMKAENEKIAVRVAINTGEVELRDNDIYGDAVNLTARIEGITVAGEVYFSESVYMSMNKSEVPSSEIGFHVFKGIPEQVKVFRVVQDRDSDDYRRLIQRLEKIKEKADSGIADTPFWKIRVPVKFLYTAFVTLALLVALFWYEYVFRSNSLVELSSQISAIRAKTGNGSGSYECRRALKLAREMHSRFPEENLTAGSVFDAVEINLERQIRDGRIADADAFLKSSAKEFRDIEFSRLEILVLIAEAEQLVAQKKYQDAVIHYLLLLKTDSGSVRVCRSLVEKFENIVIDQLSQENLLALKKALFQSALTLCRAGEFFPGEILYLYLSTGYWDPECAGTDLAEETAGYLTKLDPVKSYAEACLRMRSELLQVRKNALELLNRMKDQDIKSYSVYLALFHFMNLTRLSPEGGELEKQALSDSVGYLKTRSGAPDWQDLKQSLEVAVIHKVAALSCESDGITDIIDLLIDKFRKEMEPSLTIWSSIAGDGNLVYNSYLIMKKLDLLSRLDLMKFFHESLLRGIDPVKEPSSYRKLFNEALPFFLSECSKGRKTEAFNAAKDSYHRLEPIYRNVISSIGEIEGAEKHAIEVKSMLDSLNSSFPEITDGNGN
- the groES gene encoding co-chaperone GroES, which encodes MNLKPLANRVVVKPMKQEEVTKSGIVLPDTASKERPQEGKVVAVGPGKLLESGKREPLEVKENDKIIFSKYAGTEIKIQEEDYLILTDSDILAIIDKK
- a CDS encoding adenylate/guanylate cyclase domain-containing protein, whose protein sequence is MNLFCAPLFLPPLIDYLLPAALSLLILTTGLALYFFWETSSKISALRSLKMVEGQQQEKLNSEFREKNVRSASIMMSIKDIASTIDKDALFSGIVSLLEKGLGAERAAVFLIDRKTSEGFVVKCSKSINPTLKFSLKEESLLSRSAREGLYISRSEAIENPALKNLVGKGKVPTVACAPLLKGKEIVGVINVESLSGGRDKVTTEEKQLLAMICNVSSLAMNNANVFELTKDELQSEKKFSQSQIAEKKKVRDILSKYTSPTVVEEIMKNPKMLKLGGERKVATVFFSDIVNFTTYSEKYEPELVVQILNEYLTAMTDIILEHQGTLDKFVGDEIMALWGIPSQIQNHAELAIMACAKMLVKLRELQESWKQRNIEPFNIGMGLNTGELISGNMGSEKRMDFTVIGDTVNTAARLQSLTREYKCFLLISNSTYELVKHLVAASDIGEVQVKGKNKSIKVWRVDQIRG
- a CDS encoding ABC transporter substrate-binding protein; translated protein: MIKLSLLLLFLASACAAAPDSLDKALFEHYVLYDWKAAASDYDSFLSSQTASMENQILEKARESYQKLLSDQEYDSSPAYGDSALLKIPGNPLTLNPLLAGDDASQEVIPFIFEWLLFWWPGEDPAPGLVDSWEISADRLECILHLRNGVKWHDGFEFSAEDVVFTYRMIMDPEFVSYYWTDLSVLESMEILDSYTVRAKYFGSSSGCFPQGLTFPVLPKHLLEGKNPAEAEFFLHPVGTGPFRFGQWLSDEQIVLDSFKDYYRGRPFLNHLILKIVPDDSAAFLMMLRDELDLKLLTPDQYLKQANSDEFRAHFRIYSYPTDCKFYCLEYFMFSPPLNDKKIRQALARAVDLREIKRQVFQDKGRINTSPFLFADWAYDESVKPYPFDPKAAADILAAAGWKDADSDGVLERGGIEFTLEVVIVPGDPINRFIAEMIRDYWIKIGVSATIAIPGRESRTDVLIGSWAPGDDQYDLWHSSSIPMEENGYSGCNLGGYANPEVDRLLELMRATNPAEKDKVGLICKKLQTIIHEDQPVLFICAPDDIWAVNRRFRGVSLEQGGGELDYSQLYVPMEFQKYSD